A part of Terriglobus roseus genomic DNA contains:
- a CDS encoding acyltransferase family protein yields the protein MTSNASIVRLHGLDTLRAFAVLVVVLYHLTIFGELPQTLLPVTYYGFMGVDLFFVLSGFLIGRQLLKPYLCGKRPSIREFYLRRAYRILPAYFVVVALYFLVPAWRDYPQLPPLWKFLTFTMNFGFTFSTRAFSHAWSLCVEEHFYLVLPWLVLLMMRKPSMAKTIALIACVVTGGIALRWWLVLQYPDAVYERVYYPTYARLDGLLVGVCLASVHAFRPVWWKAWMRRGHLLFAAGVACIAAVVCMFRGLDLGSDTGPAKWGVIVGFPLLSLGLGMVTASAMSDNGWLARIRVPGVEMLATLAFSLYLTHKPVGHFVMLHAPRIAEPHGPASWLMYAVACLGAALVLHVAVERPALWLRDRALQKQPRELDAEMRVDPAL from the coding sequence ATGACATCGAACGCCTCAATCGTCCGTCTGCATGGACTGGACACGCTGCGCGCTTTTGCGGTGCTGGTGGTGGTGCTGTATCACCTGACCATCTTCGGCGAACTGCCACAAACTCTGTTGCCGGTGACGTACTACGGCTTCATGGGCGTCGATCTGTTCTTTGTGTTGAGCGGGTTCCTCATCGGGCGGCAGTTGTTGAAGCCGTATCTGTGCGGGAAGAGACCATCAATTCGCGAGTTCTATCTACGGCGTGCCTATCGCATTCTGCCTGCATACTTCGTTGTGGTGGCGCTGTACTTTCTGGTGCCTGCGTGGCGTGATTATCCTCAATTGCCGCCACTATGGAAGTTCCTTACGTTCACCATGAACTTTGGATTCACATTCAGCACGCGTGCGTTTTCGCATGCGTGGTCGCTGTGTGTGGAAGAGCATTTTTATCTGGTGCTGCCGTGGCTGGTGTTGTTGATGATGCGCAAGCCGTCCATGGCTAAAACAATTGCGTTGATTGCATGTGTTGTAACCGGTGGCATCGCTCTGCGGTGGTGGCTGGTGTTGCAGTATCCCGACGCGGTCTATGAGCGCGTGTATTACCCAACGTATGCACGGCTGGATGGATTGTTAGTTGGTGTATGTCTCGCATCGGTACATGCGTTTCGGCCTGTGTGGTGGAAGGCGTGGATGCGACGTGGCCACCTGCTGTTTGCTGCCGGTGTGGCGTGTATCGCGGCCGTTGTGTGTATGTTCCGTGGATTGGATCTGGGCAGTGATACCGGACCTGCGAAGTGGGGCGTAATTGTTGGATTCCCGCTGCTGTCACTGGGGTTGGGCATGGTGACTGCATCTGCCATGAGTGACAACGGGTGGCTTGCACGTATACGTGTGCCCGGTGTGGAGATGTTGGCTACGCTGGCGTTTTCGCTGTATCTGACGCATAAACCTGTGGGGCATTTTGTGATGCTGCATGCGCCGCGGATTGCGGAGCCGCACGGGCCCGCATCGTGGTTGATGTACGCAGTGGCTTGCCTGGGGGCGGCATTGGTGTTGCATGTTGCGGTGGAGCGGCCCGCGCTATGGTTGCGTGACCGTGCGCTGCAAAAACAGCCAAGAGAGCTGGATGCGGAGATGCGTGTTGATCCGGCGCTCTAA
- a CDS encoding TetR/AcrR family transcriptional regulator, whose amino-acid sequence MPSTSSIPVRRAPQQDRATKRVEAFLGAAESLFVEQGYEGTTMTAVAERAGSSIGALYSYFPDKVALARALASQYADALAAYWTPEFEQLDGASAKKFAESFLDNFLEFTTKQPAYWQLQAAPIRFRRDPATRHAFRVVLQKALQRCAPQLDDARAYLCANTVLQITKGMVTLYVDSNAVDRSRVVAEFKTVLSLYLKSVFSEKCS is encoded by the coding sequence GTGCCCTCAACTTCGTCAATCCCGGTACGCCGCGCCCCGCAGCAAGATCGCGCCACAAAGCGCGTTGAGGCGTTTCTTGGCGCTGCCGAATCGCTCTTTGTAGAGCAGGGATACGAAGGCACCACCATGACCGCCGTGGCAGAGCGAGCCGGTTCTTCCATCGGTGCACTGTACAGCTACTTTCCCGATAAAGTCGCATTGGCTAGGGCTTTAGCCTCGCAATACGCAGACGCTCTTGCGGCTTACTGGACACCGGAGTTTGAGCAACTTGACGGTGCTTCCGCAAAGAAATTCGCGGAGAGCTTCCTCGACAACTTCCTCGAATTCACCACGAAGCAGCCCGCCTATTGGCAACTGCAAGCCGCGCCCATCCGCTTTCGCCGCGATCCTGCAACGCGCCATGCCTTCCGCGTGGTGTTGCAAAAAGCTCTGCAACGTTGCGCCCCGCAGCTCGACGACGCACGAGCCTACCTTTGCGCAAACACCGTACTGCAGATCACCAAGGGAATGGTTACGCTTTACGTCGATAGCAACGCAGTAGATCGTTCGCGTGTTGTCGCCGAGTTCAAGACGGTGCTATCGCTATATCTCAAGAGTGTCTTCTCCGAAAAGTGCAGTTAG
- a CDS encoding isochorismatase family protein has protein sequence MADKTLSLDAKKTALVLIDLQYAIVGRDVQPHAAKDVVERSRRMADALRAKGGAVVYVHVNLQDFMQLPSDEPTQLPKDIPAMASEIVPEAGKQDGDLVIAKRHWGAFAQTNLEAELRARGVETIVLAGIATNIGVESTFRQGTGLGFTFVVVEDACATFSKEMQDFAFKNIFPRAGLVRSTDEVIAAIV, from the coding sequence ATGGCGGATAAGACACTTTCACTGGACGCGAAAAAGACAGCGCTGGTTCTGATTGATTTGCAATACGCCATTGTGGGGCGGGATGTGCAGCCCCATGCGGCGAAGGATGTGGTGGAGCGCTCGCGGCGCATGGCCGATGCACTGCGCGCGAAGGGCGGCGCGGTGGTGTATGTGCATGTGAATCTGCAGGACTTCATGCAGTTGCCGTCCGATGAGCCGACGCAACTCCCGAAGGACATTCCTGCAATGGCAAGCGAGATTGTGCCGGAGGCTGGGAAGCAGGATGGCGACCTGGTGATTGCGAAGCGGCACTGGGGCGCATTTGCGCAGACGAACCTTGAGGCCGAGCTTCGCGCACGCGGCGTGGAGACGATTGTGCTGGCGGGAATTGCAACGAACATCGGCGTGGAATCAACGTTCCGGCAGGGAACTGGTTTGGGCTTTACGTTTGTGGTGGTTGAGGATGCGTGCGCCACGTTCAGCAAGGAGATGCAGGACTTTGCGTTTAAGAACATCTTTCCGCGTGCGGGGCTGGTGCGTTCTACGGATGAGGTGATTGCAGCCATTGTCTAG
- a CDS encoding DHA2 family efflux MFS transporter permease subunit, with product MSSVATERADTALIWKVGAVAVMGSFLSQMDATVVNVSLPTLVRDLHSNLSVMQWVTSGYLLALAFMLPMNGWLVDRIGARRLYMICLSTFTVSSALCAAASSAEMLVAFRVLQGLSGGLLAPMAQLMMARVAGKNMARVMGYATLPILLGPLVGPVIAGAILQHASWHWLFLINVPVGIIAVLCAMFLLPNDEAERNPRSLDLTGLAILSPGMVLFLYGADHVRERIGMVLLSIAALCLVFFVRHARLRGDDALVDLKLFHGTFRVAAMTQFLSNGAVYSFQLMLPYLLVRQMGFSPAKVGWLLMPLGLGMLLVYPSNGWLQERFGIRRLAVVGASIVALTTVPFVLMSMRGLSLPVLVIALFLRGMGQGAIGLPSITSAYLSVPRRELPMATTSMNIVQRLGGPTLTTLCATLLAWGMEQGTQPAAFAWVFGFLCLINLAVVAATLRLPLRASQAHA from the coding sequence TTGTCTAGCGTCGCTACAGAACGCGCGGATACAGCGTTGATCTGGAAGGTGGGAGCGGTCGCCGTTATGGGATCGTTCCTGTCGCAGATGGATGCGACGGTGGTGAATGTTTCGCTGCCTACGCTGGTGCGCGATCTGCATAGCAATCTTTCCGTGATGCAGTGGGTGACCAGCGGCTATCTGTTGGCGTTGGCATTCATGCTGCCGATGAATGGATGGCTGGTGGATCGCATCGGTGCGCGGCGTTTGTACATGATTTGCCTGTCGACGTTCACCGTGTCGTCGGCGTTGTGCGCGGCCGCGTCATCCGCAGAGATGCTGGTGGCGTTTCGCGTGTTGCAGGGATTGAGCGGCGGCCTGTTGGCGCCAATGGCGCAGTTGATGATGGCGCGTGTGGCGGGCAAGAATATGGCCCGGGTGATGGGCTATGCGACGTTGCCGATTTTGTTAGGGCCGTTGGTGGGGCCTGTGATTGCAGGCGCAATCCTGCAACATGCCTCGTGGCATTGGCTGTTTCTTATTAATGTCCCGGTGGGAATTATCGCCGTGTTGTGTGCGATGTTCCTGTTGCCGAACGATGAGGCCGAACGCAATCCGCGATCTTTGGACCTGACGGGATTGGCGATTCTTTCGCCAGGCATGGTTCTGTTTCTGTATGGTGCGGACCATGTGCGCGAGCGCATAGGGATGGTGCTGCTATCAATAGCGGCATTGTGCCTAGTGTTCTTTGTGCGCCATGCGCGGCTTCGTGGTGACGATGCGCTGGTGGATCTTAAGCTATTTCACGGAACGTTTCGTGTGGCTGCGATGACTCAGTTTCTATCGAACGGTGCGGTGTATTCGTTTCAGCTGATGCTGCCGTATCTGTTGGTGCGACAGATGGGTTTCTCGCCCGCGAAGGTGGGATGGTTGTTGATGCCGCTGGGGCTGGGAATGCTGTTGGTGTATCCATCGAACGGCTGGCTGCAGGAGCGGTTCGGGATTCGCAGGCTGGCTGTGGTCGGGGCGTCGATTGTTGCGTTGACAACGGTTCCATTTGTGCTGATGTCGATGCGAGGCTTGAGTCTTCCTGTGCTGGTGATTGCGCTATTTCTGCGCGGCATGGGGCAGGGTGCGATTGGCCTGCCTTCGATTACCTCTGCGTATCTTTCAGTGCCTCGCAGAGAGCTGCCGATGGCGACGACTTCCATGAACATCGTGCAGCGCTTGGGCGGGCCTACTCTTACGACACTGTGCGCGACGCTGCTGGCGTGGGGCATGGAGCAGGGAACGCAGCCTGCCGCGTTTGCCTGGGTCTTCGGATTTCTTTGCTTGATAAATCTCGCGGTGGTGGCGGCCACGTTGCGCCTTCCGTTGCGTGCCTCGCAGGCGCACGCATAG
- a CDS encoding GNAT family N-acetyltransferase, protein MSARFHIRTATLDDIPQLHRLIEASVRQLQTNEYTAEQRDGALGHVFGVDTQLIQDETYFVACPAEQPEVIVGCGGWSFRKTLFGSDHGPGRVPEVLDPAVDAAKIRAIFIHPEWARQGIGSMILEHCEIAAQSARFRRFEMGSTLTGVALYALKGYRERERVEVPLPNGSRLPIVHMVKLAEGVETAS, encoded by the coding sequence ATGAGTGCTCGATTTCATATTCGTACTGCGACGTTGGATGACATTCCTCAATTGCATCGGCTGATTGAGGCTTCCGTGCGGCAGTTGCAAACGAACGAGTACACCGCAGAGCAGAGGGATGGTGCGCTGGGGCACGTGTTCGGCGTGGATACGCAACTGATTCAGGATGAAACGTACTTTGTCGCGTGTCCTGCAGAACAACCGGAAGTAATTGTCGGATGTGGTGGATGGAGTTTTCGCAAGACGCTGTTTGGAAGCGATCATGGGCCGGGAAGAGTTCCAGAAGTGCTCGATCCAGCGGTTGATGCCGCGAAGATTCGCGCGATCTTTATCCATCCGGAATGGGCGCGTCAGGGCATCGGGTCGATGATTCTGGAACACTGCGAAATTGCAGCGCAGAGCGCGCGGTTTCGGCGGTTTGAGATGGGATCGACGCTGACTGGCGTGGCGCTCTACGCGCTGAAAGGCTACCGGGAGCGCGAACGTGTGGAGGTGCCTCTGCCGAACGGAAGTCGGCTTCCAATCGTCCACATGGTGAAGTTGGCGGAGGGTGTCGAAACGGCATCCTGA
- a CDS encoding PQQ-dependent sugar dehydrogenase: MRWAFHLGMDNFRRTAVFCSAVLLASTLAAQVKTGQAAFEDAVDEKPGNRIHITLADVPPPHPDETVANGPQLVPRNGAIPIAKPGYRVELYAEGGFKIPRLIRTAPNGDLFLADSGAGSVIVLRGVGANGRAAQREVFATGLNKPFGINFWPADNPQYVYVANTDSVVRFPYKNGDLKATGAAETIVTGIPGGGGHWTRDLVFSKDGQRMFVSVGSGSNVDDPDTHPAENHRADVLEYKPNGTFVKVFAYGIRNCVGEAVQPETGELWCSVNERDLLGNHLVPDYITHVQDGGFYGWPWWYMGGKQDPRHAGKHPELQAKVITPDVLMQPHNGSLQMTFYEGKGLPGVAKGDIFAAEHGSWNRKERTGYEVAHIPMKNGKSFGEYEDFLTGFTTPDGKVWGRPVGVTVAKDNSIIVVEDGANTVWRVTKGEKQN, translated from the coding sequence GTGCGCTGGGCATTTCATTTGGGCATGGACAACTTCCGTCGCACCGCCGTTTTTTGTTCTGCTGTTCTGCTTGCCTCCACGCTTGCCGCCCAGGTGAAGACAGGCCAGGCCGCCTTTGAAGATGCCGTGGATGAAAAGCCGGGCAACCGCATTCACATCACGCTTGCCGATGTGCCACCGCCTCATCCGGACGAAACGGTGGCGAATGGGCCGCAGCTTGTTCCTCGAAACGGCGCGATTCCCATTGCGAAGCCTGGGTATCGGGTGGAACTGTATGCCGAGGGCGGGTTCAAGATTCCCCGCCTGATTCGAACGGCTCCCAACGGCGATTTGTTTCTGGCGGATTCGGGTGCGGGATCGGTGATTGTGCTGCGCGGTGTGGGGGCAAATGGCAGGGCAGCGCAACGTGAGGTGTTTGCGACGGGACTGAACAAGCCTTTTGGCATCAACTTCTGGCCCGCGGACAACCCGCAGTATGTATATGTGGCGAATACGGATTCCGTAGTTCGTTTTCCATATAAGAACGGCGACTTGAAGGCCACCGGTGCGGCGGAGACGATCGTAACCGGTATTCCCGGAGGTGGTGGCCACTGGACGCGTGATCTGGTGTTTTCCAAGGACGGACAGCGAATGTTTGTATCCGTGGGGTCGGGGTCAAATGTGGATGATCCGGACACGCATCCTGCGGAAAATCATCGCGCGGATGTCCTGGAGTACAAACCTAATGGCACTTTTGTGAAGGTGTTTGCCTACGGTATTCGCAACTGCGTGGGCGAGGCCGTTCAGCCAGAAACTGGTGAGTTATGGTGCAGCGTGAATGAGCGTGATCTGCTGGGTAATCACCTGGTGCCCGACTACATCACGCATGTGCAGGACGGTGGATTCTACGGCTGGCCGTGGTGGTACATGGGCGGCAAGCAGGATCCTCGTCACGCAGGAAAGCATCCGGAATTGCAGGCAAAGGTGATCACGCCGGACGTGTTGATGCAGCCGCATAATGGCTCGCTGCAGATGACGTTTTACGAAGGAAAGGGGCTTCCGGGCGTGGCGAAGGGCGACATCTTTGCGGCGGAACATGGTTCCTGGAATCGCAAAGAACGCACTGGCTATGAAGTGGCTCATATCCCGATGAAAAACGGCAAGTCATTCGGCGAATACGAGGACTTTCTTACAGGCTTTACGACGCCGGATGGAAAGGTGTGGGGACGGCCTGTGGGAGTTACCGTGGCGAAAGACAATTCCATCATCGTGGTCGAAGATGGGGCGAACACCGTCTGGCGTGTGACCAAGGGTGAGAAGCAGAACTGA
- a CDS encoding RNA polymerase sigma factor, which produces MGTLSIAMTPTIPGMMGWKMPSAPRSAKVLPPRPAMVAAPVASAEEQKTPRRGKKAAEPNIVSLRGRDLPVIRDRRGVLTDVPLEASAAGDAQGTLSQLAEGQSLQRTPEESRNLEPWNAAAPSAPIMDAAKAQELETLHRLVYACLRGDSSAWQQLVVAQHRRVYGICYRFTGSPTDAEDLTQDVFLKVYKNLPGFDPEKGAFTTWLTTLTRNMLVDHFRRTRLDRATDSLDENLHDEDGPTMAERLADTRPNQMEQVARQEMRVRIQHALKQLSPELREAVILRDLQDMDYREIATVLRVPEGTVKSRISRGRAELARMLGRTERKVM; this is translated from the coding sequence ATGGGTACGCTGTCCATTGCGATGACGCCGACGATTCCCGGGATGATGGGCTGGAAGATGCCATCTGCGCCCCGTTCGGCAAAGGTTTTGCCACCACGGCCTGCGATGGTTGCGGCTCCGGTGGCTTCCGCTGAGGAGCAGAAAACGCCGCGGCGCGGTAAGAAGGCTGCTGAGCCGAATATTGTCAGCCTTCGTGGGCGTGATCTGCCGGTGATCCGGGATCGCCGTGGCGTGTTAACGGATGTGCCTCTGGAGGCATCGGCAGCGGGCGACGCGCAAGGTACACTGTCGCAACTGGCAGAGGGACAGAGTTTGCAGCGTACACCAGAGGAAAGTCGGAATCTGGAGCCGTGGAACGCGGCAGCGCCATCTGCGCCCATCATGGATGCGGCCAAGGCGCAGGAATTGGAGACGTTGCACCGGCTGGTGTATGCGTGCCTGCGCGGCGATTCGTCCGCATGGCAGCAGTTGGTTGTTGCCCAGCATCGCCGGGTATATGGAATCTGCTATCGCTTTACGGGATCGCCCACGGATGCCGAAGACCTGACGCAGGATGTGTTCCTGAAGGTCTACAAGAATCTGCCGGGATTTGATCCGGAAAAGGGTGCGTTCACCACGTGGCTGACCACGCTGACGCGCAACATGCTGGTGGACCACTTCCGCCGCACGCGTCTGGATCGCGCGACCGATTCGCTGGACGAAAACCTGCACGACGAAGACGGCCCCACCATGGCGGAACGTTTGGCTGACACGAGGCCGAACCAGATGGAGCAGGTGGCGCGGCAGGAGATGCGTGTTCGCATTCAGCATGCGTTGAAACAGCTTTCGCCGGAGTTGCGCGAGGCTGTGATCCTGCGCGATCTGCAGGACATGGATTACCGAGAGATTGCCACGGTTCTGCGTGTGCCGGAAGGCACTGTAAAGAGCCGAATAAGCCGGGGCCGCGCCGAGTTGGCGCGCATGCTCGGACGCACAGAGAGGAAGGTGATGTAG
- a CDS encoding anti-sigma factor family protein → MSRLTCTQCETMLLDAADGVLLAEDDTHFRLHLAECPSCEKLFEEIRKGDAWMDMLKEEEPVPPENLVARILMRTSGNEGLASAMAAQVAHSGSLFGNSQGAKVLPFRAPEPKNAWARMVHTVMQPRFAMTAAMAFFSIALTLNLFGVHVGALRASDLKPSSIRRSFWSMNSQVVRYYDNLRVVYELESRVREMQRDTDSGTQRGITNQPEKKDDSEQRPVPSGQPRSSSPFPKHELHGDWHHPHFQEVQSSRETSAVDRRGKGEQA, encoded by the coding sequence ATGAGCCGGCTCACCTGCACGCAGTGCGAGACGATGCTGCTTGACGCCGCGGACGGCGTTCTGCTGGCTGAAGACGATACGCATTTCCGCCTGCATCTGGCCGAATGCCCGTCGTGCGAAAAGCTCTTCGAAGAGATTCGCAAGGGCGACGCATGGATGGACATGCTGAAGGAGGAAGAGCCTGTTCCGCCAGAGAACCTGGTGGCGCGCATCCTGATGCGGACCAGTGGCAATGAAGGTCTGGCCAGCGCGATGGCGGCGCAGGTGGCGCATTCGGGTTCTTTGTTCGGGAATAGCCAAGGTGCAAAGGTGCTGCCTTTCCGCGCACCGGAACCCAAGAATGCATGGGCGCGCATGGTGCATACGGTGATGCAGCCGCGCTTTGCCATGACAGCGGCGATGGCATTCTTCTCCATTGCGCTGACCCTGAATCTGTTTGGCGTTCACGTTGGTGCATTACGTGCCAGTGACCTGAAGCCTTCCAGCATTCGCCGCAGCTTCTGGAGCATGAACAGCCAGGTGGTGCGGTATTACGACAACCTTCGCGTGGTGTACGAGTTGGAATCGCGTGTGCGTGAGATGCAGCGTGATACCGACAGCGGAACGCAACGCGGTATTACCAACCAACCGGAGAAGAAGGACGATTCGGAACAGCGTCCCGTACCCTCCGGACAGCCTCGCAGCAGTTCGCCCTTTCCCAAACACGAACTGCACGGCGATTGGCACCACCCGCACTTCCAGGAAGTGCAGAGCAGCAGAGAGACTTCCGCAGTGGATCGTCGCGGAAAAGGAGAGCAAGCATGA
- a CDS encoding DUF4097 family beta strand repeat-containing protein produces MSTTPPNQPPYPPSGDTNAPFDPTNVNDPRYDPSRDPRYDPRWQKAQQRYYRDQQRMADRQGRAQQKAAAAAWKMQARVQRDQMKMYWRGQRRTSLIGPILLITIGLIFFLVHSGKISTIGFFNWYAHWWPLLFIAVGVLRLAEWAIDRAMAPADAPPMRYSIGGGVIFVLVVLACVGLASHTLQWRADNNGMQFFGFKGEGMEHFFGQKHEEDAAPMLRTIQANGSLSIVNPRGDISVAGTSDDGQIHLSVHKSVYTNSDNAASDRMRDLTPVFEGADDNLTLRVPTVQGGTADVTLLVPPATHLLLNSTRGDVHVTNMKAPLVVTADNGDVEVAAITGPVQVHGNNRHHDISVRSVAGDAIVDGTGDEVTLTDVTGSATIHGDFFGGANVQRVSGRVAYNSSRTDLNFSKLYGSFSIDRDDIEADQVVGPALVQTRSRNVTLNKVSGELKVVNNHGDVKVDAAMPVGSLTIDNQNGSVTLTLPDKGKFNLQAETSDGDVHSEFGATNSPGKGILTGTVNGGGPQVRINTSHGDISVSRNMTGGLTPPPPPQKLSGVPVPPTPPDTLNIPMPDVNAITANALKQAQDALEASQKSLEDAKDLTREQKEQARREIEQAKEKMKEARDKQRQADQLARDAARKAKQQQDQ; encoded by the coding sequence ATGAGCACGACACCTCCAAACCAGCCTCCCTATCCTCCAAGTGGAGACACGAACGCACCGTTCGATCCCACCAACGTCAACGATCCACGCTACGACCCCAGCCGTGATCCGCGTTACGATCCGCGCTGGCAGAAGGCGCAACAGCGCTACTATCGCGACCAGCAGCGGATGGCTGATCGTCAGGGCCGGGCGCAGCAGAAAGCAGCCGCTGCGGCATGGAAGATGCAGGCCCGCGTGCAGCGCGACCAGATGAAGATGTACTGGCGTGGCCAACGTCGGACTTCTCTCATTGGACCAATTCTGCTGATTACGATCGGGTTGATCTTCTTCCTGGTTCATTCAGGCAAGATCTCTACGATTGGTTTCTTTAACTGGTACGCGCACTGGTGGCCGCTGCTGTTCATTGCGGTAGGTGTGTTGCGGTTGGCCGAATGGGCCATTGATCGTGCCATGGCTCCTGCGGATGCACCGCCGATGCGTTACAGCATTGGTGGAGGCGTGATCTTCGTGCTGGTGGTGCTGGCCTGCGTCGGCCTGGCATCGCACACATTGCAGTGGCGTGCAGACAACAACGGTATGCAGTTCTTTGGCTTCAAAGGCGAAGGAATGGAACATTTCTTCGGACAGAAGCACGAGGAAGATGCGGCTCCGATGTTGCGCACGATTCAGGCAAACGGATCGTTGTCCATCGTGAACCCGCGTGGCGATATCTCCGTCGCAGGAACGAGTGACGACGGTCAGATTCACCTGTCGGTGCACAAGTCGGTCTACACAAACTCAGACAATGCTGCGTCGGATCGTATGCGTGATCTCACGCCAGTTTTTGAAGGCGCGGATGACAACCTGACACTACGTGTTCCAACGGTGCAGGGTGGCACAGCCGATGTGACGCTGCTGGTACCTCCCGCAACGCATCTGCTGCTGAACAGCACACGTGGTGACGTTCATGTAACGAACATGAAGGCACCGCTGGTGGTCACGGCAGACAACGGTGATGTGGAAGTGGCGGCGATTACAGGACCTGTGCAGGTGCACGGTAACAACCGTCATCACGACATCAGCGTGCGCAGCGTTGCAGGTGATGCGATTGTTGACGGCACAGGCGACGAAGTCACACTGACTGACGTTACAGGTAGCGCCACGATTCATGGCGACTTCTTTGGCGGAGCCAATGTGCAGCGTGTGAGCGGACGTGTTGCCTACAACAGCAGCCGTACCGATCTCAACTTCTCAAAGTTGTACGGAAGCTTCTCCATTGACCGCGACGACATTGAGGCAGACCAGGTGGTTGGCCCTGCACTGGTGCAGACGCGTAGCCGCAACGTGACGCTGAACAAGGTCTCTGGCGAGTTGAAGGTGGTGAACAACCACGGTGACGTGAAGGTGGATGCGGCGATGCCGGTTGGCTCACTGACCATCGACAACCAGAATGGTTCCGTGACGCTGACACTGCCGGATAAGGGCAAGTTCAACCTACAGGCAGAGACAAGCGATGGCGATGTGCACAGCGAGTTCGGCGCTACAAATTCGCCGGGTAAAGGCATCCTGACTGGAACGGTGAACGGTGGTGGGCCGCAGGTGAGAATCAACACCTCACACGGCGACATCTCGGTAAGCCGCAATATGACTGGCGGACTGACACCGCCACCTCCGCCACAGAAGCTGTCGGGTGTGCCGGTTCCTCCCACACCGCCGGACACTCTCAACATCCCAATGCCCGACGTAAATGCGATTACGGCAAATGCGTTGAAGCAGGCGCAAGATGCGTTGGAGGCGAGTCAGAAGTCGCTGGAAGATGCAAAGGACCTGACTCGGGAACAGAAGGAGCAGGCGCGCCGGGAGATTGAGCAGGCCAAGGAAAAAATGAAGGAAGCGCGCGACAAGCAAAGGCAGGCTGATCAGTTGGCGCGTGATGCTGCTCGAAAGGCAAAACAACAACAGGATCAGTAA
- the ndk gene encoding nucleoside-diphosphate kinase, with product MSQRTFSIVKPDAVRKGHTGAILAKIEEAGFKIVSIKKMSLTDEQAQGFYHVHSERPFFKDLTKFMSSGPIFPMVLEKDNAIADLRKLMGATNPANAEEGTIRKQFAASIEENAIHGSDAEDTAAFEIGYFFAGYEVK from the coding sequence ATGTCGCAGCGCACGTTTTCCATCGTTAAGCCGGACGCCGTCCGCAAGGGTCACACCGGAGCTATCCTCGCCAAGATTGAAGAGGCTGGCTTCAAGATCGTCTCCATCAAGAAGATGTCGCTGACCGACGAGCAGGCGCAGGGCTTCTACCACGTTCACAGCGAGCGTCCGTTCTTCAAGGACCTGACCAAGTTCATGTCCTCCGGCCCCATCTTTCCCATGGTTCTGGAGAAGGACAACGCGATTGCTGACCTGCGCAAGCTGATGGGCGCCACCAACCCGGCCAACGCTGAGGAAGGCACCATCCGTAAGCAGTTCGCTGCATCCATCGAAGAGAATGCGATCCACGGCTCTGATGCCGAGGACACCGCAGCCTTCGAGATCGGCTACTTCTTCGCCGGTTATGAAGTGAAGTAG